One Azospirillum sp. B510 genomic window carries:
- a CDS encoding ABC transporter substrate-binding protein, translating into MPTPFRHSVIAASRAALGVVLAAVLFTAVQAPTSVRAAELVDVLGRPVTVPDHVERVVLGEGRLFYAMAVLDRDAPFKRIAGWQNDLRKLDAKTFDGYVAQYPEAARIPLIGETSEQSVSVERILALKPDLAVFSISGHGPTEHSPVADVLAQAGVPVVFVDFRVHPIDGTRQSFTALGKALGREAEATAYLDFYNRHLARITDAVSSLPDSARPKVMLELLAGAWQSPGHTTGGGGMGEVIAAVGGRNIAAGVVPGAIGDISVEYALTADPDVYIATGSRNPGVLLGAQATPEEAAKSFAKVLARPEFAGLRAIRDGRAHALWHEFYNSPYNIVAIEALATWIHPEKFAEVKPQQTLQELYDRFLPFKRSGTYLVDEAPKS; encoded by the coding sequence ATGCCCACCCCCTTCCGTCATTCCGTCATCGCCGCATCGCGGGCGGCTCTCGGCGTCGTCCTGGCCGCTGTCCTGTTCACGGCGGTCCAGGCGCCGACATCGGTGCGCGCCGCCGAGCTGGTCGATGTGCTCGGCCGTCCTGTGACGGTGCCCGACCATGTCGAGCGGGTGGTGTTGGGGGAAGGGCGGCTGTTCTACGCGATGGCGGTTCTTGACCGGGACGCCCCCTTCAAGCGCATCGCCGGCTGGCAGAACGACCTGCGCAAGCTGGACGCCAAGACCTTCGACGGCTATGTCGCGCAATATCCGGAGGCGGCCAGGATCCCGCTGATCGGCGAAACCTCCGAACAGAGCGTCAGCGTCGAGCGGATCCTGGCGCTGAAGCCCGACCTCGCCGTCTTCAGCATTTCCGGCCATGGCCCGACCGAGCACAGCCCGGTGGCCGACGTTCTGGCGCAGGCCGGTGTTCCGGTCGTCTTCGTCGATTTCCGCGTCCATCCGATCGACGGCACCCGGCAGAGCTTCACCGCGCTCGGCAAGGCGCTGGGGCGGGAGGCCGAGGCCACGGCCTATCTCGACTTCTACAACCGCCATCTGGCGCGCATCACCGACGCGGTGTCGTCGCTGCCGGACAGCGCCCGTCCGAAGGTCATGCTGGAACTGCTGGCCGGCGCCTGGCAGTCGCCGGGCCACACCACCGGTGGTGGCGGGATGGGCGAGGTGATCGCCGCTGTCGGCGGCCGCAACATCGCCGCCGGCGTGGTGCCGGGCGCCATCGGCGACATCAGCGTCGAATATGCCCTGACCGCCGATCCCGACGTCTATATCGCCACCGGCAGCCGCAATCCCGGCGTCCTGCTGGGTGCCCAGGCCACGCCGGAAGAGGCGGCGAAGAGCTTCGCCAAGGTGCTCGCCCGTCCGGAATTCGCCGGGCTGCGGGCGATCCGCGACGGGCGTGCCCATGCCCTCTGGCATGAATTCTACAACTCGCCCTACAACATCGTGGCGATCGAGGCGCTGGCGACCTGGATCCATCCGGAGAAATTCGCGGAGGTGAAGCCGCAGCAGACCTTGCAGGAGCTCTATGACCGTTTCCTGCCGTTCAAGCGGAGCGGCACCTATCTGGTCGACGAAGCGCCGAAATCCTGA
- a CDS encoding LysR family transcriptional regulator: MDHPNIATIDLNLLRVFDSIFREGNILRAAERLGMSQPAASHALARLRHALKDDLFVRSARGMLPTARAEQLAGPVRQALSYLELGLQSGPFDPATATQRFTIALDNASAVSLSAPILAAVSAAAPLLRLELRPSGTLDIDRMIDEADLDLFIGKARAPLERFASEELFTDDFAVLHRARKTPAEAADTRPLTVEELTARPHLHLSSAGDDTDFLDRWLEEHGARREVRHAVPLLGCEAVLETQDFFIVMRRRMAAALCRRTGLAVSDLPFPAPRLATCLRWHRRLDAQPAHQWLRRTIHAACAEIHPR; this comes from the coding sequence ATGGATCATCCGAACATCGCCACGATCGACCTGAACCTGCTGCGCGTGTTCGACAGCATCTTCCGGGAAGGCAACATCCTGCGCGCCGCCGAGCGCCTCGGCATGAGCCAGCCGGCGGCCAGCCACGCGCTCGCCCGGCTGCGCCATGCGCTGAAGGACGACCTGTTCGTGCGGTCGGCGCGGGGAATGCTGCCGACGGCCCGCGCGGAGCAGCTGGCGGGCCCGGTGCGGCAGGCGCTGAGCTATCTCGAACTGGGCCTGCAATCGGGACCGTTCGATCCGGCGACGGCGACGCAGCGTTTCACCATCGCCCTCGACAACGCCAGCGCGGTGTCGCTCTCGGCCCCGATCCTGGCCGCGGTGTCGGCCGCGGCACCACTGCTGCGGCTCGAGCTGCGTCCGAGCGGGACGCTCGACATCGACCGGATGATCGACGAGGCCGACCTCGACCTGTTCATCGGCAAGGCCCGCGCCCCGCTGGAGCGCTTCGCGTCGGAGGAGCTGTTCACCGACGATTTCGCCGTGCTGCACCGGGCCCGGAAGACCCCGGCGGAAGCGGCGGACACAAGGCCTCTGACGGTGGAGGAACTGACCGCCCGGCCGCATCTGCATCTGTCCTCCGCCGGCGACGACACCGACTTCCTGGACCGCTGGCTGGAGGAGCATGGCGCGCGGCGCGAGGTCCGCCATGCCGTGCCGCTGTTGGGCTGCGAGGCGGTTCTGGAGACGCAGGACTTCTTCATCGTGATGCGGCGGCGGATGGCGGCGGCACTGTGCCGGCGGACGGGGCTGGCGGTCAGCGACCTGCCCTTCCCGGCGCCGCGTCTCGCCACCTGCCTGCGCTGGCACCGCCGCCTGGACGCCCAGCCCGCCCATCAATGGCTGCGCCGGACGATCCACGCCGCCTGCGCGGAAATCCACCCCCGCTGA
- a CDS encoding alpha/beta hydrolase has protein sequence MTETAAQPGGAHHSLTRGAATIAYHHTPAGPSGQGKPGVMFLGGFMSDMTGGKATALEAWAVARGLSFTRFDYQGHGASSGRFADGTIGLWADDALAVLDRVTAGPQILVGSSMGGWMMLLTALRRPERVAGLVGIAPAPDFTEDLMWDIFDAGVRRLILEEGVWNRPSEYGPEPQPITRALIEDGRDHLLLRGPIAFGGPVRLLHGQRDPDVPWQVSLRIAEALTGDDVRVTLVKDGDHRLSRPQDLELLCRTVGALVEGIGAV, from the coding sequence ATGACCGAGACCGCAGCCCAACCGGGCGGCGCGCACCATAGCCTAACGCGCGGTGCCGCGACCATAGCCTATCACCACACCCCTGCCGGTCCCTCCGGGCAGGGCAAGCCGGGCGTGATGTTCCTGGGCGGCTTCATGTCCGACATGACCGGCGGCAAGGCGACGGCGTTGGAGGCCTGGGCGGTGGCGCGTGGCCTGTCCTTCACCCGCTTCGACTATCAGGGCCATGGCGCCTCCAGCGGGCGCTTCGCCGACGGCACCATCGGCCTGTGGGCCGACGACGCGCTGGCGGTGCTGGACCGGGTGACGGCGGGGCCGCAGATCCTGGTCGGCTCCTCGATGGGCGGCTGGATGATGTTGTTGACGGCACTCCGCCGGCCGGAGCGGGTCGCCGGGCTGGTCGGCATCGCGCCGGCTCCCGACTTCACCGAAGACCTGATGTGGGACATCTTCGACGCCGGGGTGCGCCGGCTGATCCTGGAGGAGGGGGTATGGAACCGCCCGTCCGAGTACGGTCCCGAACCGCAGCCGATCACCCGCGCCCTGATCGAGGACGGTCGCGACCATCTGCTGCTGCGTGGTCCGATCGCCTTCGGCGGTCCCGTCCGCCTGCTGCACGGCCAGCGCGATCCCGACGTCCCCTGGCAGGTCAGCCTGCGCATCGCCGAGGCGCTGACCGGTGACGACGTGCGCGTCACGCTGGTCAAGGACGGCGATCACCGCCTGTCCCGTCCGCAGGATCTGGAGCTGTTGTGCCGCACCGTCGGCGCCCTGGTGGAGGGGATCGGGGCGGTCTGA
- a CDS encoding glycosyltransferase family 4 protein, protein MDFDPHLTTDRSPRNADAKQDTPAGQSPEGWPGEWPGGRAPTVLQVVPTLVTGGAERGCIDMALALQTAGGTPLVASEGGPMVRELDRARIAHLTLPLASKNPLTIRRNARRLAAIIREHKVDIVHARSRAPAWSAWLACRETGARYMTTFHAPYNFGSGPVTGRLKRWYNSVMARGERVIAISGFIRDHVLGNYPVDPNRVRVIHRGIDRGVFAPDRVSPARLVTLAKQWNLPDDRPVILLPGRLTRWKGQTVLIDALARLGRRDVLALLVGSDQGRTGYREELENRIANAGLRGMVRMTDHCGDMAAAYLLSTVVVSASREPEAFGRVIVEAQAMGKPVIVSAIGAYQETVLPGETAWVVPPDDPDALARALDEALSLTPEQREAIGARAMAFVADRYTRDRMCADTLAVYAELLQPR, encoded by the coding sequence ATGGATTTCGACCCCCACCTTACCACCGACCGTTCCCCGCGCAACGCGGACGCCAAACAGGACACCCCGGCCGGCCAGTCGCCGGAAGGTTGGCCGGGAGAGTGGCCGGGCGGCCGGGCGCCGACGGTGCTGCAGGTGGTGCCGACGCTGGTCACCGGCGGGGCGGAGCGCGGCTGCATCGACATGGCGCTCGCTCTGCAAACGGCGGGCGGCACGCCGCTGGTGGCGTCGGAGGGCGGGCCGATGGTGCGCGAACTGGACCGCGCCCGCATCGCCCATCTGACGCTGCCGCTGGCCTCCAAGAATCCGCTGACCATCCGCCGCAACGCCCGCCGGCTGGCCGCCATCATCCGCGAGCACAAGGTGGACATCGTCCACGCCCGATCGCGCGCGCCGGCCTGGAGCGCCTGGCTGGCCTGCCGCGAGACCGGCGCCCGCTACATGACCACCTTCCACGCCCCCTATAATTTCGGCAGCGGTCCGGTCACCGGCCGGCTGAAGCGCTGGTACAATTCGGTGATGGCGCGCGGCGAACGGGTGATCGCCATCTCCGGCTTCATCCGCGACCATGTGCTGGGCAACTACCCGGTTGATCCCAACCGCGTGCGCGTCATTCATCGTGGCATCGACCGCGGCGTCTTCGCCCCCGACCGGGTCAGCCCGGCGCGGCTGGTGACGCTCGCCAAGCAATGGAACCTGCCCGACGACCGGCCGGTGATCCTGCTGCCCGGCCGGCTGACCCGCTGGAAGGGGCAGACCGTGCTGATCGACGCGCTGGCCAGGCTGGGGCGCCGGGACGTGCTGGCGCTGCTGGTCGGCTCCGATCAGGGCCGCACCGGCTACCGGGAGGAGTTGGAGAACCGCATCGCCAACGCCGGCCTGCGCGGCATGGTGCGGATGACCGACCATTGCGGCGACATGGCCGCCGCCTATCTGTTGTCGACGGTGGTCGTCTCGGCCTCGCGCGAGCCGGAAGCCTTCGGACGGGTGATCGTGGAGGCCCAGGCGATGGGCAAGCCGGTGATCGTCTCGGCCATCGGCGCCTATCAGGAGACCGTCCTTCCCGGCGAGACCGCCTGGGTGGTGCCGCCGGACGATCCCGACGCGCTGGCCCGCGCGCTGGACGAGGCGCTGTCGCTGACCCCGGAGCAGCGCGAGGCGATCGGCGCCCGCGCCATGGCCTTCGTCGCCGACCGCTACACCAGGGACCGCATGTGCGCCGACACGCTGGCGGTCTATGCGGAGTTGCTGCAACCACGCTGA
- a CDS encoding TIGR01459 family HAD-type hydrolase yields MADIRQISGIAAVIDRYDGFILDLWGVLHDGEQPYPGVPDCLDRMRAAGKTLCLLSNAPRRTPGVIGKLDGMGLGRERYHHVMTSGEATYEALRDRDDPWHAALGRRLYHIGPDRDTDVYDGLGYEIAATPEEADFVVNTGIVTFGETVADYQPQLDACLAAGLPMICANPDLVVMVGPMMVICAGTLAARYEEMGGDVRQHGKPHAPVYERCFKLLGIADKSRILAVGDSLRTDVAGANAAGIDVTLVTAGIHQEELGGAAWGEAVDPVNLRALADASGHMPTYAVPNLRW; encoded by the coding sequence ATGGCCGACATCCGACAGATTTCCGGCATCGCCGCCGTGATCGACCGCTATGACGGGTTCATCCTCGACCTGTGGGGCGTTCTGCATGACGGCGAACAGCCCTATCCCGGTGTGCCCGACTGCCTGGACCGCATGCGCGCGGCCGGCAAGACCCTGTGCCTGCTGTCCAACGCGCCGCGCCGCACCCCCGGCGTGATCGGGAAGCTGGACGGCATGGGGCTGGGGCGCGAGCGCTACCACCATGTGATGACGTCGGGCGAAGCCACCTACGAGGCCCTGCGCGACCGCGACGATCCCTGGCACGCGGCGCTGGGCCGGCGCCTCTACCACATCGGCCCGGATCGCGACACCGACGTCTATGACGGACTCGGCTACGAGATCGCGGCGACCCCGGAGGAGGCCGATTTCGTCGTCAACACCGGCATCGTCACCTTCGGCGAGACGGTGGCGGACTATCAGCCGCAGTTGGACGCTTGTCTGGCCGCCGGCCTGCCGATGATCTGCGCCAACCCCGATCTGGTGGTGATGGTCGGACCGATGATGGTGATCTGCGCCGGCACGCTGGCCGCCCGCTACGAGGAGATGGGCGGGGACGTGCGCCAGCACGGCAAGCCCCATGCCCCCGTCTACGAGCGTTGCTTCAAGCTGCTGGGCATCGCCGACAAGAGCCGCATCCTGGCGGTGGGCGACAGCCTGCGCACCGATGTGGCCGGTGCCAACGCCGCCGGCATCGACGTCACCCTGGTCACCGCCGGCATCCACCAGGAGGAGCTGGGCGGGGCGGCCTGGGGCGAAGCCGTCGATCCGGTCAATCTGCGCGCGCTCGCCGATGCGTCGGGCCATATGCCCACCTATGCGGTGCCCAACCTGCGCTGGTAA
- a CDS encoding ribbon-helix-helix domain-containing protein, producing MEPYIWDSLKEICERERLTLNEICTQIDERRGDSNLTASIRVFIVSYYRTATSGRGFAEEGQSPLLRRAMDDAVPLD from the coding sequence ATGGAGCCGTATATCTGGGATTCGCTAAAGGAAATCTGTGAGCGCGAGCGGCTGACACTGAATGAAATCTGCACCCAGATCGACGAGCGTCGGGGAGACTCGAACCTGACCGCCTCGATCCGTGTCTTCATCGTCAGCTATTACCGCACGGCGACCAGTGGCCGCGGTTTCGCCGAAGAAGGCCAGTCGCCCCTGCTGCGCCGGGCGATGGACGACGCCGTCCCGCTGGACTGA
- a CDS encoding SH3 domain-containing protein, whose translation MAGAWRKGALRIAAPILLLGILSPALPPAAHAEAPTERLTPSPAPIVALPRLTPGQRLSPPLTPGVVWDHPPEVAAPLSPPGPQPSPARPDPTRPTLKTVEAAAVTAPPLPPPKPLSVPPPETEAKEPPPSQPPPVQPPAVPAQRTVTATAGLYLRATPDAKGRVLDTVEKGERVTAFGAPANGWQRVGRAGKPQGYVTGAYLAEVAAPPKPTATPKPDRYAKADPEDRGCALPDSLPDRAQRPRLPEGTVARLRAAGNLRVAPVCDAKVLDVLEAGGRVTVMEAAGDWYKVGRRGKALGYVGAALLAPVTR comes from the coding sequence ATGGCCGGAGCTTGGCGGAAGGGGGCCTTGCGCATCGCGGCGCCGATCCTGCTGCTGGGCATCCTTTCGCCCGCCCTTCCGCCGGCGGCGCATGCCGAGGCTCCCACCGAACGGCTTACACCCTCCCCCGCCCCCATCGTCGCCCTTCCCCGCCTGACACCGGGACAACGCCTCTCGCCGCCGCTGACGCCCGGCGTGGTGTGGGACCATCCGCCCGAAGTGGCAGCGCCGTTATCACCACCCGGCCCACAGCCCTCCCCGGCCCGGCCCGATCCCACCCGGCCCACGCTGAAAACCGTGGAGGCGGCTGCCGTCACGGCTCCGCCGCTTCCGCCACCGAAACCACTGAGCGTCCCGCCTCCCGAGACGGAGGCCAAGGAGCCGCCCCCCTCCCAGCCCCCTCCCGTCCAGCCCCCGGCCGTTCCGGCGCAACGGACGGTGACCGCCACCGCCGGCCTCTATCTGCGGGCAACGCCGGACGCCAAGGGCCGGGTGCTGGACACGGTGGAGAAGGGGGAACGGGTGACCGCCTTCGGGGCGCCGGCCAACGGCTGGCAACGGGTCGGCCGCGCCGGAAAGCCGCAGGGCTATGTCACCGGCGCCTATCTGGCGGAGGTCGCGGCCCCTCCCAAGCCCACGGCGACGCCCAAGCCCGACCGCTATGCCAAGGCCGATCCGGAGGATCGCGGCTGCGCCCTGCCCGACAGCCTGCCGGACCGGGCCCAGCGCCCGCGCCTGCCGGAAGGAACCGTCGCCCGGCTGCGCGCCGCCGGCAACCTGCGGGTCGCCCCGGTCTGCGACGCCAAGGTGCTGGACGTGCTGGAGGCGGGCGGGCGGGTCACCGTGATGGAGGCCGCCGGCGACTGGTACAAGGTCGGGCGCAGGGGCAAGGCGCTGGGCTATGTCGGCGCCGCCCTGCTCGCCCCCGTAACGCGCTGA
- a CDS encoding NAD(P)/FAD-dependent oxidoreductase, translating into MAAEIAASAGLGVAVFDHTPTPARKLLLAGRGGLNLTHSEQLDRFLPRYGAAEPLFRHLLAGFSPDDLRGWAAGLGIETFVGSSGRVFPVRMKASTLVRAWLRRLDGLGVTLHSRHRWTGWDETGALIFRHGEESVTVTPRATLLALGGASWPRTGSDGGWLPLLEGLGVEVAPLAPSNMGFEVPWSDHLRDRFAGQPVKSVGLSAAGRRLKGEFVITETGIEGGAVYALSAPLRDAIATEGWATLTLDLLPDMAEAELVKRLRRRGAESLSTFLKKSLSLTGPRAALLREFAPAADLTDPVALARQIKGLAVVLTGVRPIERAISSAGGVRLAELDERLMLTRRPGLFLAGEMLDWEAPTGGYLLQGCFAMGAAAGKGMVEWLSAGTQNRN; encoded by the coding sequence ATGGCGGCGGAGATCGCGGCATCCGCCGGCCTCGGGGTCGCCGTGTTCGACCACACGCCCACCCCGGCGCGCAAGCTGCTGCTGGCCGGGCGCGGCGGGCTGAACCTGACCCATTCGGAACAGCTCGACCGTTTCCTGCCGCGCTATGGCGCCGCCGAACCGCTGTTCCGCCATCTGCTCGCCGGCTTTTCGCCCGACGACCTGCGCGGCTGGGCGGCCGGGCTGGGCATCGAGACCTTCGTCGGCAGCAGCGGCCGCGTCTTCCCGGTGCGGATGAAGGCCTCCACCCTGGTCCGCGCCTGGTTGCGCCGGCTGGACGGGCTGGGCGTGACCCTGCACAGCCGCCACCGCTGGACCGGCTGGGACGAGACCGGCGCCCTGATCTTCCGCCATGGGGAGGAGAGCGTCACCGTCACCCCGCGCGCCACCCTGCTGGCGCTGGGCGGGGCGAGCTGGCCGCGCACCGGGTCCGACGGCGGCTGGCTCCCGCTGCTGGAAGGGCTGGGGGTGGAGGTGGCGCCGCTGGCGCCGTCCAACATGGGCTTCGAGGTGCCCTGGTCCGACCATCTGCGCGACCGTTTCGCCGGCCAGCCGGTGAAGAGCGTCGGCTTGTCCGCCGCCGGCCGCCGCCTGAAGGGTGAGTTCGTCATCACCGAAACCGGGATCGAAGGCGGCGCGGTCTACGCGCTGAGCGCCCCGCTGCGCGACGCCATCGCGACGGAGGGCTGGGCGACCCTGACGCTGGACCTGCTGCCGGACATGGCGGAGGCCGAACTGGTCAAGCGCCTGCGCCGCCGCGGCGCCGAGTCGCTGTCGACCTTCCTGAAGAAGTCGCTGTCCCTGACCGGCCCGCGCGCCGCCCTGCTGCGCGAGTTCGCTCCCGCCGCCGACCTGACCGATCCGGTGGCGCTGGCCCGGCAGATCAAGGGTCTGGCGGTGGTGTTGACCGGCGTCCGCCCGATCGAGCGGGCGATCTCCTCGGCCGGCGGCGTCCGCCTGGCGGAACTGGACGAACGGCTGATGCTGACCCGCCGCCCCGGCCTGTTCCTGGCCGGCGAGATGCTGGACTGGGAGGCGCCGACCGGCGGCTATCTGTTGCAGGGCTGCTTCGCCATGGGTGCCGCGGCCGGCAAGGGGATGGTGGAGTGGCTGAGCGCAGGGACCCAGAACAGAAACTGA
- the ahcY gene encoding adenosylhomocysteinase — MAAEFTDYKVKDISLASWGRKEITIAETEMPGLMALRSEFGDAKPLAGARIVGCLHMTIQTAVLIETLTALGATVRWSSCNIFSTQDQAAAAIAAAGIPVFAWKGETEEEFWWCIEQTLRGPDGWTPNMILDDGGDVTQIMHDKYPAMLDDVRGLSEETTTGVHRLYEMMKKGTLKVPAINVNDSVTKSKFDNLYGCRESLVDGIKRATDVMVAGKVAVVAGYGDVGKGSAASLRSQGARVMVTEIDPINALQAAMEGYQVITMDEAAPLGDIFVTATGNVDVITIDHMRAMKDRAIVCNIGHFDSEIQIDALRNLVWEEVKPQVDEVVFPDGKRLIVLAQGRLVNLGCATGHPSFVMSASFTNQVLAQIELWTNAAKYENKVYVLPKHLDEKVARLHLDKIGAKLTTLTEKQAAYISVPTAGPYKPDHYRY; from the coding sequence ATGGCCGCCGAATTCACGGACTACAAGGTCAAGGACATCAGCCTCGCGAGCTGGGGCCGCAAGGAGATCACCATCGCCGAGACCGAGATGCCGGGCCTGATGGCTCTGCGGTCGGAATTCGGCGACGCCAAGCCGCTGGCCGGCGCCCGCATCGTCGGCTGCCTGCACATGACCATCCAGACCGCCGTCCTGATCGAGACGCTGACGGCGCTGGGCGCCACCGTGCGCTGGTCGTCCTGCAACATCTTCTCGACCCAGGACCAGGCCGCCGCCGCCATCGCCGCCGCCGGCATCCCGGTCTTCGCCTGGAAGGGCGAGACGGAGGAGGAGTTCTGGTGGTGCATCGAGCAGACGCTGCGCGGCCCCGATGGCTGGACCCCGAACATGATCCTGGACGATGGCGGCGACGTCACCCAGATCATGCACGACAAGTATCCGGCGATGCTGGACGATGTCCGCGGCCTGTCGGAGGAGACCACCACCGGTGTCCACCGTCTCTATGAGATGATGAAGAAGGGCACGCTGAAGGTTCCGGCCATCAACGTGAACGACAGCGTCACCAAGTCGAAGTTCGACAACCTCTATGGCTGCCGCGAGTCGCTGGTCGACGGCATCAAGCGCGCCACCGACGTGATGGTCGCCGGCAAGGTCGCCGTGGTCGCCGGCTATGGCGATGTCGGCAAGGGCTCGGCCGCCTCGCTGCGCTCGCAGGGGGCGCGCGTCATGGTGACGGAGATCGACCCGATCAACGCGCTCCAGGCCGCGATGGAAGGCTATCAGGTCATCACCATGGACGAGGCGGCGCCGCTGGGCGACATCTTCGTCACGGCGACCGGCAACGTCGACGTCATCACGATCGACCACATGCGGGCCATGAAGGACCGCGCCATCGTCTGCAACATCGGCCACTTCGACAGCGAGATCCAGATCGACGCCCTGCGCAATCTGGTCTGGGAAGAGGTCAAGCCGCAGGTCGACGAGGTGGTGTTTCCCGACGGCAAGCGCCTGATCGTCCTGGCCCAGGGCCGTCTGGTCAATCTGGGCTGCGCCACCGGCCACCCCAGCTTCGTGATGAGCGCCAGCTTCACCAACCAGGTGCTGGCCCAGATCGAGCTGTGGACCAACGCCGCCAAGTACGAGAACAAGGTCTACGTCCTGCCCAAGCATCTGGACGAGAAGGTCGCCCGCCTGCATCTGGACAAGATCGGCGCCAAGCTGACCACCCTGACCGAAAAGCAGGCCGCCTACATCAGCGTTCCGACCGCCGGCCCGTACAAGCCGGACCATTACCGCTACTGA
- a CDS encoding PA0069 family radical SAM protein: MDEIRRPPIKGRGAVSNATGRYERETRVLTDDGWTGYDGGANDVLSDPVRTTVSAASARSIIARNQSPDVAFDQSVNPYQGCEHACIYCFARPTHAYLNLSPGLDFETKLFAKRNAAELLAKELRAKSYVCQPLALGANTDAYQPIERTEGITRRVLEVCRDFNQPVTIITKSALVLRDLDILAPMAASGLASVAISVTTLDRDLARVMEPRAGTPPRRLETIRALAEAGVPVAVLASPMIPALNDHELEAILAAAADAGATAASYILLRLPLEIAGLFEEWLRVHAANRADRVLSLMRQSRDGALYRSGFGTRMKGSGPYAELLRHRFRLACRKHGLGERNWRLDCSRFRVPPAAGDQLSLL; encoded by the coding sequence ATGGACGAGATAAGGCGACCACCGATCAAGGGCCGCGGGGCGGTCAGCAACGCCACCGGACGGTATGAGCGCGAGACCCGCGTCCTGACCGACGACGGCTGGACCGGCTATGACGGCGGCGCCAACGACGTGCTGTCCGATCCGGTGCGCACCACCGTCTCCGCCGCCTCGGCCCGATCGATCATCGCCCGCAACCAGTCGCCCGACGTCGCCTTCGACCAGTCGGTGAACCCCTACCAGGGCTGCGAGCACGCCTGCATCTACTGCTTCGCCCGACCGACCCACGCCTATCTCAACCTGTCGCCCGGACTGGATTTCGAAACGAAGCTGTTCGCCAAGCGCAACGCGGCGGAGCTGCTGGCCAAGGAGCTGCGGGCGAAATCCTATGTCTGCCAGCCGCTGGCGCTGGGCGCCAACACCGACGCCTACCAGCCCATCGAACGGACGGAGGGCATCACCCGGCGCGTGCTGGAGGTCTGCCGCGATTTCAACCAGCCGGTCACCATCATCACCAAATCGGCGCTGGTGCTGCGCGATCTCGACATCCTGGCGCCGATGGCCGCCAGCGGGCTGGCCTCGGTCGCGATCTCCGTCACCACCCTGGACCGCGACCTCGCCCGCGTGATGGAGCCGCGGGCCGGCACCCCGCCACGCCGGCTGGAGACCATCCGCGCCCTGGCGGAGGCCGGCGTGCCGGTGGCCGTTCTCGCCAGCCCGATGATCCCCGCCCTGAACGACCATGAGCTGGAGGCGATCCTGGCGGCGGCGGCGGACGCCGGGGCGACGGCGGCGAGCTATATCCTGCTGCGCCTGCCGCTGGAGATCGCCGGCCTGTTCGAGGAGTGGCTGCGCGTCCACGCCGCCAACCGCGCCGACCGCGTGCTGAGCCTGATGCGGCAGAGCCGGGACGGCGCGCTCTACCGCTCCGGATTCGGGACCCGGATGAAGGGCAGCGGTCCCTATGCCGAACTGCTGCGCCACCGTTTCAGGCTGGCTTGCCGGAAGCATGGGCTGGGCGAGCGGAACTGGCGACTCGATTGCAGCCGCTTCCGGGTACCGCCGGCGGCGGGCGACCAGCTCTCGCTGCTGTGA